In a genomic window of Tissierella sp. Yu-01:
- a CDS encoding YihY/virulence factor BrkB family protein, with product MEDFLRNILKYKPIIFLDNLIYRIGEDKIFAIGAQLSYFLILSIFPFLIVFLNIISYTSLVRMDLIYGFIQYLPLDIQNIISSFIKDLVINSSQQLLSIAALAGIWTASTGLTPVIRAINNAYDYEEKRSYFKLKGISILFTIALLILLSLVFVTLVLGEIIGKRLFEYMGKGEDFIGIWMNVRFIIPIVFMVYIFALLYKYSPCVEKGHSIKLSSSIPGGVFATFGWILTSTAFSAYVNNFGEYSTTYGSLGGMIVLLIWLYLSSIIIVLGGEFNATIEFFKINNYKVIEEKSVIYKLISKMSK from the coding sequence ATGGAAGACTTTTTAAGAAATATTCTAAAGTATAAACCCATCATATTCTTGGATAATTTAATCTACAGAATTGGTGAAGATAAAATCTTTGCAATTGGTGCACAGCTTTCTTATTTTTTAATATTATCTATATTTCCATTTCTAATTGTATTTCTAAACATCATAAGCTATACTTCACTGGTTAGAATGGATTTAATATATGGATTTATTCAATACCTTCCTTTAGATATTCAAAATATAATTAGTAGCTTCATAAAAGACTTAGTAATCAATAGTAGCCAACAACTTCTATCTATAGCTGCTCTAGCCGGAATATGGACCGCATCAACAGGATTAACACCAGTTATTAGAGCTATCAATAATGCTTATGATTACGAAGAAAAAAGATCCTACTTTAAACTAAAGGGAATTTCTATTTTGTTTACAATTGCACTACTTATATTATTAAGTTTAGTATTTGTAACATTAGTACTGGGAGAAATTATAGGAAAAAGACTATTTGAATACATGGGTAAAGGAGAAGATTTCATAGGTATATGGATGAATGTTAGATTTATTATACCTATTGTTTTTATGGTATATATATTCGCTTTGTTGTATAAATACAGTCCTTGTGTAGAAAAAGGACACAGTATTAAGCTTAGTAGTAGCATCCCTGGAGGTGTCTTCGCAACCTTTGGTTGGATTCTTACATCCACTGCATTTTCTGCATATGTAAATAATTTTGGAGAATATTCAACTACCTATGGTAGCCTTGGAGGTATGATAGTTCTACTGATCTGGTTATACCTTAGCAGTATAATAATAGTACTTGGCGGTGAATTCAACGCAACTATAGAATTCTTTAAAATCAACAATTACAAAGTAATTGAAGAGAAAAGTGTAATTTATAAGTTAATTAGCAAAATGTCTAAATAG
- a CDS encoding ComF family protein, producing MSIISLLFPTRELCYLCKDKTPYLTAFVCSECSERLEFVYREVDIKSQYIKRTIFVLSYNSYLRELIHDFKFNGKSYMYKPFAEIMTEAIKKTDINYIDLIMYIPIHRRKEAIRGYNQSELLAKYISQKLQIQISKGNLSKTAWTKEQNTLNRVQRLINLKNSFSISNTEEIQGKRILLIDDLITTGATFNECSKLLIESGAREVIALALTSSKTI from the coding sequence ATGAGCATTATAAGCCTGTTGTTTCCTACAAGAGAATTATGTTACTTATGTAAGGACAAGACTCCTTACTTGACAGCTTTTGTATGCTCAGAATGTAGCGAAAGATTAGAATTTGTATATAGGGAAGTAGATATAAAGTCACAGTATATTAAGAGGACAATTTTTGTCCTTAGCTATAATTCATATCTAAGAGAGCTTATTCATGATTTTAAGTTTAATGGAAAAAGCTATATGTATAAACCTTTTGCAGAAATAATGACGGAAGCTATAAAAAAGACTGATATCAACTATATCGATTTAATAATGTACATTCCTATACATAGGAGAAAAGAAGCTATCAGAGGATATAATCAATCGGAGTTATTAGCAAAGTATATATCTCAAAAGCTTCAAATACAAATATCAAAAGGAAATCTAAGTAAAACAGCATGGACAAAAGAACAGAATACCCTAAATAGGGTACAAAGATTGATAAATTTAAAGAATTCTTTTAGTATAAGCAATACTGAAGAAATTCAAGGGAAGAGAATATTATTGATAGATGATTTAATAACTACAGGAGCAACTTTTAATGAATGCTCAAAGCTATTAATAGAAAGTGGTGCTAGAGAGGTTATTGCCTTAGCATTAACCTCAAGTAAGACTATTTAG